One window from the genome of Desulfallas thermosapovorans DSM 6562 encodes:
- the pilM gene encoding type IV pilus biogenesis protein PilM — MGFFKTSGAVGLELDTGVVRVVALSGDKHAPTLLTAGEIAIPEDAVSEGVVNDVDAVARALEELWGKFRINSRDVVLGISNQGVMMRLANFPKIPDNKLERALRFQAGEYFPIPLEELVFDFSVLGEVEGEHGPQLQILLVAARRDLLDKSLEALQRATLMPRVVDTSALALLRTLPGRRLEEESLLLVDISNGLTMLQLVAGGVPRFARVIPHSLKTYARELDRPLDELLETASQAAAAKQDGGIPNIKLTVTGEPHGTEQWPVRATGEWELALANEIRSSIGYYMSQTGTVVVDGVIVSGRGARVAGLPEFLQAEIEVPVEIVDPLVNIKGSARGKGVDMQYNGPDFAVCIGLALRGLED, encoded by the coding sequence ATGGGATTTTTTAAGACATCCGGCGCGGTGGGTTTGGAACTGGACACGGGGGTAGTCCGGGTCGTAGCTTTAAGTGGCGATAAACATGCCCCTACCCTGTTGACAGCGGGGGAAATAGCTATACCGGAAGACGCTGTGTCCGAAGGCGTGGTCAATGATGTTGATGCGGTTGCCCGCGCGCTGGAGGAGTTATGGGGCAAATTCCGAATTAACAGTCGCGATGTGGTGCTGGGTATATCCAACCAGGGTGTGATGATGCGGCTGGCCAACTTCCCTAAAATACCCGATAACAAATTGGAGCGGGCACTGCGCTTTCAAGCCGGGGAATATTTCCCCATACCCCTGGAAGAACTGGTTTTTGATTTCTCGGTGCTGGGTGAAGTGGAAGGTGAACACGGGCCGCAATTGCAAATACTGCTGGTGGCGGCCAGACGGGATTTGCTGGACAAAAGCCTGGAGGCCTTGCAAAGGGCGACCTTAATGCCCCGGGTGGTGGACACCTCCGCACTGGCTCTTTTGCGTACGCTACCCGGCCGGCGGCTGGAAGAGGAGTCGCTGCTGCTGGTGGATATATCCAACGGGCTCACTATGCTGCAGCTGGTGGCTGGTGGTGTGCCCCGCTTTGCCCGGGTAATACCCCATTCCCTTAAAACCTACGCCCGGGAATTGGACAGGCCGCTGGACGAGCTGCTGGAAACAGCGAGCCAGGCGGCTGCGGCCAAGCAAGATGGGGGGATACCCAATATAAAATTGACCGTGACCGGGGAACCCCATGGCACAGAACAGTGGCCTGTCAGAGCCACAGGCGAATGGGAATTGGCTCTGGCCAATGAAATACGCTCTTCCATCGGTTATTATATGTCCCAGACCGGTACAGTGGTGGTGGATGGGGTGATTGTCAGCGGCCGGGGCGCGCGAGTGGCGGGCCTGCCCGAATTTTTGCAGGCGGAAATAGAGGTGCCGGTGGAGATTGTTGACCCGCTGGTCAATATCAAAGGTTCAGCCCGGGGTAAGGGTGTGGATATGCAGTACAATGGGCCGGACTTTGCCGTTTGTATCGGTCTGGCCCTGCGTGGACTGGAGGATTAG
- a CDS encoding type II secretion system F family protein, with the protein MPMYAYEAFDNAGVPVHGKLEAEHEQVAIGRLRKMGYTVVDMAEVTESPLKKVLSGQRKVKIRDITFFSRQLAAMISAGIPLTRCLYTLREQSTNPALRSIVGEIARNVEGGMSLSESLRAYPNVFSPMFVDMIRAGEVGGAMEEMLKRLADQLERNKTLRDNIRAATFYPTVVVLFAFFVVLAMLLFVVPIFIGFFPPGTSLPLPTLIVMAMSNSLRAYWYIHILLFIAAVLGLRFYLASEAGKNMWERVKFRLPVFGDLLKKAAVANFSRTLSTLLAGGIPVLQALETAGPATGSRQITKAVQQTGVGLQEGRGIAMLLAKSGFFPPMLVNMVAIGEETGELSGLLGKVADFYEEEVATTTKGLTSLLEPVLLIVVGTIIGGMVIAIYLPIFTAITSTGF; encoded by the coding sequence ATGCCCATGTATGCTTACGAGGCGTTTGATAATGCCGGGGTACCGGTACACGGCAAATTGGAGGCCGAGCATGAGCAGGTAGCCATTGGCCGGCTCCGTAAAATGGGCTACACCGTTGTTGATATGGCCGAGGTTACCGAATCTCCTTTAAAAAAGGTTTTGAGCGGCCAGCGCAAAGTAAAAATAAGGGATATAACTTTTTTCAGCCGCCAGCTAGCGGCCATGATATCAGCCGGTATACCACTAACCCGCTGTTTATACACTTTAAGGGAACAAAGCACCAACCCCGCATTGCGCAGCATAGTGGGCGAAATCGCGCGCAATGTGGAGGGGGGTATGAGTTTGTCCGAATCGCTGCGGGCGTACCCCAATGTGTTTTCTCCCATGTTCGTGGACATGATCAGGGCCGGGGAAGTGGGCGGTGCCATGGAAGAAATGCTGAAGCGTCTTGCCGACCAACTGGAACGTAATAAAACACTGCGGGATAACATACGTGCCGCCACCTTTTATCCCACTGTCGTGGTGCTTTTTGCCTTTTTTGTCGTGCTGGCCATGTTGTTGTTTGTGGTGCCCATTTTCATTGGGTTTTTCCCACCCGGCACCTCCCTTCCCCTGCCCACCTTAATAGTCATGGCCATGAGCAATTCCCTGCGTGCCTACTGGTATATACATATATTGTTGTTTATCGCCGCCGTGCTGGGGTTGCGTTTTTACCTGGCCAGCGAGGCGGGTAAAAACATGTGGGAGCGGGTTAAATTCCGGCTGCCTGTGTTTGGCGATCTGCTCAAGAAGGCGGCGGTGGCCAATTTTTCCCGTACTCTGTCCACACTGCTGGCCGGGGGGATCCCGGTTTTACAGGCGTTGGAGACGGCCGGCCCGGCTACAGGCAGCAGGCAAATCACCAAAGCGGTGCAGCAAACCGGGGTGGGACTCCAGGAAGGGCGGGGCATTGCCATGCTGCTTGCAAAAAGTGGTTTTTTCCCGCCCATGCTGGTTAATATGGTGGCCATAGGTGAGGAAACCGGTGAGTTGTCCGGGCTACTGGGCAAGGTGGCCGATTTTTATGAAGAAGAAGTGGCCACCACCACCAAGGGGCTTACTTCGCTTTTGGAGCCGGTGCTGCTTATCGTGGTTGGCACTATTATTGGCGGTATGGTAATTGCCATCTACCTGCCTATTTTTACCGCCATAACCTCCACGGGTTTTTAA